From the genome of Candidatus Omnitrophota bacterium, one region includes:
- the asnB gene encoding asparagine synthase (glutamine-hydrolyzing) gives MCGICGIFYFDAQRPVDKRLLQAMTDVIRHRGPDDEGHYIGGSLGLGSRRLSIIGLGDGHMPMSTEDGDLWIVYNGELYNHPQLKNELISQGHSYRTHADTETFLHLYRQRGEAFLESARGMFALALWDKKERKLILARDRLGIKPLYYHMDGEAVRFGSEIKCLLCDPETPREIDLEALNYYLAYLAAPAPLSLFCGIKKVMPGEMLIVQNGQIETRRFWRPDEVILPAQESSPEEMIIELRQRLRQTVDEHLLSDVPVGAFLSGGIDSSVLTALMYEYLGPGFNTFSIGFEGNKLFDETPHARRIAQQFQTDHQERILKPNDLLSALDDITWQLDEPLADSSCLPVYFVSQLAAQSVKVVLSGDGGDEIFAGYRKYQAEYFRRYCSWAPEFALRFLSRSVVSRIPESRSGYWMDWLRQGKKFFRGLHPDPFERHLGWAIHFEDEMRSSLLTQEARAAMDFDAPRRFRRQLFDELQGADNLTRMLWVDLRHGLPADMLTKVDRMSMLHSLEVRVPFLDHAIVEWAFSLPGEVKLRGKTTKWILKEAFKDILPPDILQRRKHGFDVPVGEWFRHELRDLIEDACSESAAARRGLFDPRQVRRVIMDHQDGKRDYNNQLWMLLSLELWQRQYLDRPPGEVPSRPV, from the coding sequence ATGTGCGGTATTTGCGGTATTTTTTATTTTGACGCCCAACGGCCGGTGGATAAACGGCTGTTGCAAGCGATGACCGATGTTATTCGCCATCGGGGGCCGGATGATGAAGGCCATTATATCGGCGGCTCTCTCGGATTGGGATCGCGGCGGCTTTCCATTATTGGCTTAGGCGACGGCCACATGCCCATGTCCACCGAAGACGGCGATCTGTGGATTGTTTATAACGGGGAACTCTACAATCATCCTCAACTCAAAAACGAATTGATTTCCCAAGGCCATTCCTACCGCACCCACGCCGATACGGAAACGTTTTTGCATCTCTACCGTCAGCGCGGGGAGGCGTTTTTGGAATCGGCGCGAGGCATGTTCGCCCTGGCGTTATGGGATAAAAAAGAACGAAAACTGATTCTCGCCCGCGATCGGCTGGGGATCAAGCCATTGTATTACCACATGGATGGAGAAGCAGTCCGCTTTGGTTCGGAGATCAAGTGCCTCCTCTGCGATCCCGAAACGCCCCGCGAAATCGACCTGGAAGCGTTGAATTACTACCTGGCCTATCTCGCCGCTCCGGCGCCGCTTTCTCTCTTCTGCGGAATCAAGAAAGTGATGCCGGGAGAGATGCTTATCGTTCAAAACGGCCAAATCGAGACGCGGCGATTTTGGCGTCCGGATGAAGTGATCCTCCCGGCGCAGGAGTCATCGCCTGAGGAGATGATAATTGAATTACGGCAGCGGCTGCGCCAAACGGTCGACGAGCATCTGCTGTCGGATGTGCCGGTGGGCGCATTTTTATCGGGAGGCATCGATTCCAGCGTTTTGACGGCGTTGATGTACGAGTACCTTGGACCGGGATTCAATACGTTTTCCATCGGATTCGAAGGAAACAAGTTATTCGACGAAACGCCCCATGCCCGGCGGATCGCCCAACAATTTCAGACCGATCACCAAGAGCGCATCCTCAAACCCAACGACCTGCTTTCGGCGTTAGACGACATAACCTGGCAACTCGATGAACCGCTGGCGGATTCGTCCTGCCTTCCGGTATATTTCGTTTCCCAACTGGCGGCGCAGAGCGTAAAGGTCGTTCTTTCCGGCGATGGGGGAGACGAGATATTTGCGGGATACCGAAAATACCAGGCGGAATATTTCCGGCGTTATTGCTCTTGGGCGCCCGAATTCGCTCTGCGCTTTCTTTCACGTTCCGTGGTTTCCCGCATTCCGGAATCGCGCTCGGGATACTGGATGGATTGGCTGCGTCAGGGAAAGAAATTCTTCCGGGGATTGCATCCCGATCCCTTCGAACGCCATTTGGGCTGGGCGATTCATTTCGAGGACGAGATGCGTTCTTCGTTATTGACGCAGGAAGCGCGGGCGGCGATGGATTTCGACGCGCCGCGCCGGTTCCGCCGCCAGCTGTTCGACGAACTGCAAGGAGCGGATAATCTCACCCGCATGTTATGGGTGGATCTGCGGCATGGCCTGCCTGCGGATATGCTGACGAAAGTAGACCGCATGTCGATGCTGCATTCGCTGGAGGTGCGGGTACCGTTCTTGGATCACGCTATCGTGGAATGGGCGTTTTCGCTGCCGGGGGAAGTAAAATTGCGCGGCAAGACTACGAAATGGATACTAAAGGAAGCGTTTAAGGACATATTGCCGCCGGATATTCTCCAACGCCGCAAACATGGATTCGATGTTCCGGTTGGAGAGTGGTTCCGGCATGAATTGCGGGATTTGATCGAGGACGCTTGTTCGGAGTCCGCCGCGGCCCGCCGGGGGCTTTTCGACCCCCGGCAAGTCCGCCGCGTTATAATGGATCATCAAGACGGGAAAAGAGATTATAACAACCAGTTATGGATGCTCCTCAGCTTAGAACTTTGGCAACGCCAATATCTTGATCGTCCGCCGGGCGAAGTTCCTTCTCGGCCCGTTTGA